One Bacteroidota bacterium genomic window carries:
- a CDS encoding putative DNA binding domain-containing protein, protein MRIEELIKLKETEHKIEFKEAKGGNFSYNGGSKPTPQERRRCILGYVSAFANEGGGYLVFGINDKYPHQVVGTRQCIENVGRLEQDIYRDLKIRVQIQELYDESGKRVLLIAIPPRPVGKVYKFEDVPLMRVGEELIPMDERQYLKIVQEQEPDFSAKVCSGLSFNDLDENAIHKLKEAYSKKQDNLQFLSQSNEQALSDLDLIYGNNITFAALILVGKESAIAKHLPQSKINLEYRNSLTQINFDNRQIFSESYFLTIDKLWDAINQRNGRFPIQQGPFIFDIPFFNKEVIREAINNAVAHRDYMRNSETVIKQFPNELHVVNAGGFPPGVTLQNLLTVNSTPRNRLLSDVMAKTGIVERSGQGIDKIYYQSLSEAKPEPDYSKSDDFQVELRLSSIVQDKAFALFIHQIQQNRKNGEKLSVQEIITLNCIRRGDNLRNLDSLILKKMEKEGLLERVGKTNSQKFILAKDYYIFTGTEHEYSNQKPISDIQIAIILLKHIKEFEKGRMKDFEFLLKNLLSRAQVKYAVNKMVEAGLLDRVGEGKSTFYIAGIKLEKNEKILDRAVELGLKEMKRLGETTDF, encoded by the coding sequence ATGAGGATAGAAGAATTAATAAAACTTAAAGAAACTGAACACAAGATTGAGTTTAAGGAAGCAAAAGGAGGCAATTTCAGTTATAACGGTGGTTCGAAACCAACACCACAGGAGCGAAGGCGATGTATCTTAGGATATGTAAGTGCTTTTGCGAATGAGGGGGGCGGGTATCTAGTCTTTGGAATAAATGACAAGTATCCTCACCAAGTGGTTGGGACGCGACAATGTATTGAAAATGTTGGTAGATTAGAACAGGACATATACAGAGATTTGAAAATTCGTGTACAAATTCAGGAATTGTACGATGAAAGTGGCAAAAGAGTTCTACTGATTGCCATTCCACCCCGACCGGTTGGAAAAGTTTATAAATTCGAAGATGTGCCATTAATGCGGGTAGGTGAAGAACTGATACCAATGGATGAACGGCAATATTTAAAGATAGTACAAGAGCAGGAACCTGATTTCTCAGCAAAGGTGTGTTCAGGACTGTCATTCAACGATCTCGATGAGAATGCCATTCATAAACTTAAAGAAGCGTATTCTAAAAAACAGGATAATCTTCAGTTCCTTTCGCAATCAAACGAACAGGCACTCTCAGATTTGGACTTAATATATGGGAATAATATTACTTTTGCAGCCCTGATACTTGTCGGAAAGGAGTCCGCAATTGCAAAACATCTGCCACAATCAAAAATAAATCTCGAATACAGAAATTCATTGACACAAATAAATTTTGACAACCGTCAAATATTCAGTGAATCTTATTTTTTGACTATAGATAAATTATGGGATGCAATAAATCAGCGAAATGGTAGGTTCCCGATACAACAAGGTCCGTTTATTTTTGACATACCATTTTTTAATAAAGAAGTGATAAGGGAGGCAATAAATAATGCTGTTGCACACCGGGACTATATGAGGAATAGTGAAACTGTGATCAAACAGTTCCCGAATGAACTGCATGTCGTAAATGCAGGTGGTTTCCCCCCGGGTGTAACTTTGCAAAACTTACTGACTGTCAACAGCACACCACGAAATCGTTTACTTAGTGATGTGATGGCGAAGACAGGAATTGTTGAAAGAAGCGGGCAAGGTATCGATAAAATATATTATCAATCGCTATCAGAAGCCAAGCCGGAACCTGATTATTCAAAATCTGACGACTTTCAAGTAGAGCTACGGTTGTCTTCCATTGTTCAGGACAAGGCTTTCGCCTTATTTATCCATCAGATCCAACAAAACAGAAAAAATGGTGAAAAGCTAAGCGTTCAGGAAATTATTACCTTGAATTGTATAAGAAGAGGAGACAATCTCAGGAATCTCGACTCTTTGATACTGAAAAAAATGGAAAAAGAAGGGTTACTCGAAAGAGTTGGAAAAACGAACTCGCAAAAATTCATTCTGGCAAAAGATTATTACATCTTTACAGGAACTGAACATGAATATTCGAATCAGAAACCCATTAGCGATATTCAGATTGCTATTATTTTGTTAAAACATATTAAAGAATTTGAAAAAGGCCGGATGAAAGACTTTGAGTTCCTTCTCAAGAATTTATTATCAAGAGCACAAGTGAAATATGCGGTTAACAAAATGGTTGAAGCGGGGTTACTTGACAGAGTTGGGGAGGGGAAGTCAACATTTTATATTGCAGGCATAAAATTAGAGAAAAACGAAAAAATATTGGACCGTGCTGTAGAGCTTGGGCTCAAAGAGATGAAACGGTTAGGTGAAACTACTGATTTTTAG
- a CDS encoding phosphatase PAP2 family protein: MDFLFEIDKAIFYFFNHTLSARPLDRFFSLITDVNSWYITYVIMLGILVTKGGKRGRIAAVMAILLIATSDQISSNFLKNLFDRVRPCNFLPDVITPIGPEGTLSFPSSHAVNNFAVAMFFSLLYPNLKWVLFITAALIAISRPYLGLHYPSDTLAGALVGSAIGYGFAKLQIYIENKFFKMGEKEMEHG; encoded by the coding sequence ATGGATTTTCTTTTTGAGATCGATAAAGCGATTTTCTATTTTTTCAACCACACATTGAGTGCCAGACCTCTGGACAGATTCTTCTCGCTTATAACCGATGTAAACAGTTGGTACATCACCTATGTTATTATGCTGGGAATTTTGGTAACAAAAGGGGGAAAAAGAGGAAGAATTGCTGCGGTTATGGCAATTTTACTGATTGCAACGAGTGATCAAATCAGCTCAAATTTCCTGAAAAACCTTTTCGACCGGGTTAGACCCTGTAATTTTCTTCCAGATGTGATCACACCAATCGGTCCGGAAGGGACATTGTCGTTTCCGTCCAGTCATGCCGTTAATAATTTTGCCGTTGCGATGTTTTTTTCTTTGTTATATCCAAATCTTAAATGGGTATTGTTTATAACTGCAGCTTTGATAGCAATTTCCAGACCTTATCTCGGTCTCCATTACCCGTCGGATACTCTCGCGGGAGCTCTCGTCGGAAGTGCAATCGGTTACGGCTTTGCAAAATTGCAGATCTATATTGAGAACAAGTTTTTTAAGATGGGAGAGAAGGAAATGGAACACGGATGA
- a CDS encoding putative porin gives MRFLFVFVLFSAMILSQAFDPSKIDTSKNRLPVPGDTTRLPRSPRDSVVVDTLVPVYQIPLQGALYEYDSEYLRYLNYRNGATLFSQFPVAYNRSMGFLGLPSEITYYGEGLGRISFLEDGIEINNRTTNTLYFDDVQESYIEKLSLYPSYMGFLYGNRPNQITVSITGRDFVSGAPYSRIKYFEGPVGEGYIDVQYNQTIKNRLVFYTEITNQKVDDGFRNSDLSLWKGKINLKYIASKYFNLSAGYNYVQQSLGLNGGVNYDSAKTLAASIPGRTIDDILYDDRAAPVNFLNRYQKNASHRINLKAFGYFAGKGYFEGALYHQTNTNEFRQNEDSLFTNPNRFMIDRKFSATGGSFRTTFDTKYFAADVHANYDAVTQESFWFDSSSGTFVPSGPARKNSFSAGGILTGKAGGFALSGFGKLFIYEGEVYTGFGGEGKAEFAEYFKFRGGVSWLNSFDQDYGYINAKTSITRVEGELGYADGVLSLKLLGWAANSDRTLVGTFMPTMDPMVAIGFVPAIEPENLAFGAAASADYKIGPFSCFADIRYNHKRLKDSEKNIIPLLNSKVGIVFRDTLFNDALDLKTTLSYSYRTSSVATFYNFFTDRVLYTPFMDDVPASGQLDFALAGTIQKVATLYFSWENLLGSKYYLSPYYPVLPRNIRFGISWEFLN, from the coding sequence ATGCGATTTCTGTTCGTTTTTGTCCTCTTTTCAGCCATGATATTGTCGCAGGCATTCGATCCTTCAAAGATCGACACATCAAAAAACAGGCTGCCGGTGCCGGGAGATACAACCCGCCTGCCCCGGTCTCCCCGTGACAGTGTGGTTGTGGATACTCTTGTGCCGGTTTATCAAATTCCTCTTCAAGGGGCTCTGTATGAGTATGACTCAGAATACCTTAGATATCTGAATTACAGAAACGGTGCCACACTTTTCTCTCAGTTTCCTGTTGCCTACAACAGAAGCATGGGATTCCTTGGGCTTCCCTCCGAGATTACATATTATGGAGAGGGACTCGGGAGAATCAGTTTTCTCGAAGACGGTATCGAAATCAACAATCGAACCACAAATACTCTCTATTTTGATGATGTCCAGGAAAGCTATATCGAAAAGCTCTCCCTTTACCCCTCCTACATGGGATTTCTTTACGGAAACAGACCCAACCAGATTACCGTATCAATCACGGGACGGGATTTTGTTTCGGGGGCACCATATTCGCGGATAAAATATTTCGAGGGACCCGTTGGAGAAGGTTACATCGATGTGCAGTACAATCAGACGATTAAAAACAGGCTGGTCTTTTATACGGAAATCACAAACCAAAAGGTTGATGACGGCTTCAGAAATAGTGATCTCTCTCTTTGGAAAGGGAAAATAAACCTGAAGTATATCGCCTCGAAGTATTTTAATCTTTCGGCAGGATACAATTATGTTCAGCAGTCGCTTGGTCTGAATGGTGGTGTAAATTACGATTCTGCAAAAACTTTGGCAGCTTCAATTCCCGGAAGAACCATTGACGACATTCTGTATGACGACAGAGCTGCTCCCGTGAATTTTCTGAACAGATATCAAAAAAACGCTTCGCACAGGATAAATCTTAAGGCATTTGGATATTTTGCCGGCAAAGGGTATTTCGAAGGGGCTTTGTATCACCAGACGAATACAAACGAATTCCGTCAGAATGAGGATTCGTTATTCACAAATCCAAACCGGTTCATGATCGACAGAAAGTTTTCAGCCACAGGCGGATCGTTCAGAACGACTTTCGATACCAAATATTTCGCTGCCGATGTTCATGCAAATTATGATGCCGTAACTCAGGAATCTTTCTGGTTCGACAGCTCAAGTGGTACCTTCGTTCCTTCAGGTCCGGCAAGGAAAAACTCCTTCTCTGCAGGGGGTATTCTGACGGGTAAAGCGGGCGGATTTGCTCTCTCAGGTTTCGGAAAGCTTTTTATTTATGAGGGGGAGGTTTACACGGGTTTTGGTGGTGAAGGGAAAGCTGAGTTTGCGGAGTATTTCAAATTCAGAGGCGGAGTTTCCTGGCTCAACAGTTTTGATCAGGATTACGGTTACATAAATGCCAAAACTTCCATCACCCGGGTGGAAGGGGAGCTGGGTTATGCCGACGGGGTTCTTTCCTTGAAACTCCTCGGCTGGGCTGCAAACTCTGACAGAACTTTGGTCGGAACTTTTATGCCAACAATGGATCCGATGGTCGCAATCGGGTTTGTACCTGCGATTGAACCCGAGAATCTCGCTTTTGGAGCGGCAGCCTCAGCGGATTACAAAATTGGACCATTCTCCTGTTTTGCTGATATCAGATACAACCATAAACGGCTCAAAGACTCTGAAAAAAACATAATCCCTCTCCTCAATTCAAAAGTGGGAATAGTTTTCAGAGACACTCTCTTCAATGATGCTCTTGACCTGAAAACCACTCTTTCGTATTCTTACAGAACCTCTTCGGTGGCAACATTTTATAATTTCTTCACCGACCGGGTACTCTACACTCCATTTATGGATGATGTTCCGGCATCGGGACAACTTGACTTCGCTCTTGCGGGTACAATTCAGAAGGTTGCGACACTCTATTTTTCGTGGGAAAATCTTCTCGGATCAAAATATTATCTTTCACCATATTACCCTGTGCTGCCAAGGAACATCAGATTTGGCATCTCATGGGAATTTCTGAACTAA
- a CDS encoding class I SAM-dependent methyltransferase translates to MPENKSPFLPGGDSPVKFFLKEFPERDCSLLILGNGFPQLVPFFVDAGFSSVKAASDDNTEVFEYKANTPKEKQIPSLCVDYASLDYKDESFDHVFCQATLTLSGRNKLIKQIRRVLKPGGHLTTSEILCNKKPAPTFLNDIWAESGQDPLYTDEFEPYYTSRGFIIKSSADFTNDLDEFYIKSYKLLESSLKSLPADKRVQFRKDFVQEKHEITSLVKGGALKYMNLKTMILQKP, encoded by the coding sequence TTGCCGGAAAATAAATCTCCCTTCCTTCCCGGAGGGGATTCACCCGTGAAATTCTTTCTGAAGGAATTCCCCGAAAGGGATTGTTCACTTCTGATTCTTGGGAATGGTTTCCCGCAACTCGTTCCTTTTTTCGTTGATGCAGGATTCTCCTCCGTAAAAGCTGCATCTGATGACAACACCGAAGTTTTCGAGTATAAGGCAAACACCCCCAAAGAGAAGCAGATCCCCTCTCTCTGTGTCGATTATGCTTCCCTCGACTATAAGGACGAATCATTCGATCATGTTTTTTGTCAGGCAACACTTACACTTTCGGGCAGAAACAAACTGATAAAGCAGATCCGAAGGGTTCTTAAACCGGGTGGCCACCTGACAACCTCGGAAATCCTCTGCAATAAAAAACCTGCACCTACATTTCTGAATGACATCTGGGCTGAGTCAGGACAGGACCCCCTCTACACCGATGAGTTTGAGCCTTACTACACTTCCCGGGGTTTTATAATAAAATCCTCTGCCGACTTCACCAATGATCTTGATGAATTTTACATAAAATCGTATAAACTTCTCGAATCGAGTCTGAAGTCACTTCCCGCTGATAAAAGGGTACAGTTCCGGAAAGATTTTGTTCAGGAGAAACACGAGATTACCTCACTCGTAAAAGGAGGAGCCTTAAAATATATGAACCTTAAAACGATGATACTGCAAAAACCATGA